The following are encoded together in the Bos indicus isolate NIAB-ARS_2022 breed Sahiwal x Tharparkar chromosome 29, NIAB-ARS_B.indTharparkar_mat_pri_1.0, whole genome shotgun sequence genome:
- the SPA17 gene encoding sperm surface protein Sp17 isoform X1, with product MDASEGGAAGRGEKALTPPFPGQKSAKLSAAAGGPVPLFGHRSGMRERGRGRKRFPGNEKKQPEPSTPALRERRETSFDPAEWGAKVDDRFYNNHAFKEQESPEKHEPGKENSQTSVKEKTALESPEEDKDMEENAALKIQAAFRGHLAREEVKKMKSSDLEEEKTEENE from the exons ATGGACGCCAGCGAGGGCGGGGCCGCGGGGCGGGGCGAAAAAGCTCTGACTCCGCCCTTCCCAGGCCAGAAGTCCGCGAAGCTGTCCGCGGCCGCCGGGGGGCCCGTGCCTCTCTTCGGCCACCGTAGTGGAATGAGGGAGCGGGGACGGGGGAGGAAACGGTTTCCCGGCAACGAGAAAAAACAACCGGAACCATCGACTCCAGCTCTAAGAGAACGGAGAG aaacCAGCTTTGATCCAGCAGAATGGGGGGCTAAGGTTGATGACCGCTTCTATAACAACCATGCATTCAAG gAGCAAGAATCACCTGAAAAACATGAgcctggaaaagaaaattctcagaCATCTGTGAAAGAGAAGACAGCCTTA GAATCTCCTGAAGAAGACAAGGACATGGAAGAGAATGCTGCTCTCAAAATCCAGGCAGCCTTCCGGGGACACTTAGCCAGAGAGgaggtaaagaaaatgaaatcgaGTGATcttgaagaagagaaaacagaggaaaacgaGTGA
- the SPA17 gene encoding sperm surface protein Sp17 isoform X3: MDASEGGAAGRGEKALTPPFPGQKSAKLSAAAGGPVPLFGHRSGMRERGRGRKRFPGNEKKQPEPSTPALRERRETSFDPAEWGAKVDDRFYNNHAFKESPEEDKDMEENAALKIQAAFRGHLAREEVKKMKSSDLEEEKTEENE, translated from the exons ATGGACGCCAGCGAGGGCGGGGCCGCGGGGCGGGGCGAAAAAGCTCTGACTCCGCCCTTCCCAGGCCAGAAGTCCGCGAAGCTGTCCGCGGCCGCCGGGGGGCCCGTGCCTCTCTTCGGCCACCGTAGTGGAATGAGGGAGCGGGGACGGGGGAGGAAACGGTTTCCCGGCAACGAGAAAAAACAACCGGAACCATCGACTCCAGCTCTAAGAGAACGGAGAG aaacCAGCTTTGATCCAGCAGAATGGGGGGCTAAGGTTGATGACCGCTTCTATAACAACCATGCATTCAAG GAATCTCCTGAAGAAGACAAGGACATGGAAGAGAATGCTGCTCTCAAAATCCAGGCAGCCTTCCGGGGACACTTAGCCAGAGAGgaggtaaagaaaatgaaatcgaGTGATcttgaagaagagaaaacagaggaaaacgaGTGA
- the SPA17 gene encoding sperm surface protein Sp17 isoform X2 produces MSIPFSNTHYRIPQGFGNLLEGLTREILREQPDNIPAFAAAYFENLLEKREKTSFDPAEWGAKVDDRFYNNHAFKEQESPEKHEPGKENSQTSVKEKTALESPEEDKDMEENAALKIQAAFRGHLAREEVKKMKSSDLEEEKTEENE; encoded by the exons ATGTCGATTCCGTTTTCCAACACCCACTACCGAATTCCACAAGGATTTGGAAATCTTCTTGAAGGGCTCACACGCGAGATTCTGAGGGAGCAACCGGACAATATACCAGCTTTTGCCGCAGCATATTTTGAGAATCTtctagagaaaagagaaa aaacCAGCTTTGATCCAGCAGAATGGGGGGCTAAGGTTGATGACCGCTTCTATAACAACCATGCATTCAAG gAGCAAGAATCACCTGAAAAACATGAgcctggaaaagaaaattctcagaCATCTGTGAAAGAGAAGACAGCCTTA GAATCTCCTGAAGAAGACAAGGACATGGAAGAGAATGCTGCTCTCAAAATCCAGGCAGCCTTCCGGGGACACTTAGCCAGAGAGgaggtaaagaaaatgaaatcgaGTGATcttgaagaagagaaaacagaggaaaacgaGTGA
- the SPA17 gene encoding sperm surface protein Sp17 isoform X4, whose amino-acid sequence MSIPFSNTHYRIPQGFGNLLEGLTREILREQPDNIPAFAAAYFENLLEKREKTSFDPAEWGAKVDDRFYNNHAFKESPEEDKDMEENAALKIQAAFRGHLAREEVKKMKSSDLEEEKTEENE is encoded by the exons ATGTCGATTCCGTTTTCCAACACCCACTACCGAATTCCACAAGGATTTGGAAATCTTCTTGAAGGGCTCACACGCGAGATTCTGAGGGAGCAACCGGACAATATACCAGCTTTTGCCGCAGCATATTTTGAGAATCTtctagagaaaagagaaa aaacCAGCTTTGATCCAGCAGAATGGGGGGCTAAGGTTGATGACCGCTTCTATAACAACCATGCATTCAAG GAATCTCCTGAAGAAGACAAGGACATGGAAGAGAATGCTGCTCTCAAAATCCAGGCAGCCTTCCGGGGACACTTAGCCAGAGAGgaggtaaagaaaatgaaatcgaGTGATcttgaagaagagaaaacagaggaaaacgaGTGA